The Halobacterium litoreum genome includes a region encoding these proteins:
- a CDS encoding type II secretion system protein, with amino-acid sequence MTDTEYARTALGVAAAGSLTAVLVADHYPYVGAAVGVLGVAAGVGIAYGPRVREVAERSRALGAAPDLVCLVVLSLRLEPALERASSFAAEQGDGRLADSLAAHTREARGRPAAGFDAFAATWAEHLPSLRRAAALADAAVDAAGGDRERLLDRTLAVVVEGARERTSEYADAVRGPTTAVYAFGVVLPLALVGVAPAAASAGVPLTVGAFALGYGVVLPLAVLAAACWVLARRPVAFPPAPIPDGHPELAGRRVKTAAAAGLGIAAAVAASWFLPAWALPVLAVGLPVGGALAQWFRPACEVREDARSLEAGLADALSVLGHRLRQGQAVEAAVTDAGDTLDGATGDAFADAARRMGRLRIGVEEAFLGDHGPLARVPSERARAAVALAVHAADAGPEGGRVLVDVAGLFDDLAALDRDVRREFADTTRTLRHTALVYAPLVAGVTVALSGRVGGLDGATALDPGALAVAVGGYVLWLAVLLPALAVGLERGLDRALVGYHAGVALAAASVVYPLTAVLAGRVL; translated from the coding sequence ATGACCGACACCGAGTACGCGCGAACCGCGCTCGGCGTCGCCGCGGCCGGTTCGCTGACTGCGGTCCTCGTCGCCGACCACTACCCCTACGTCGGCGCCGCAGTCGGCGTCCTCGGCGTCGCTGCGGGCGTCGGCATCGCCTACGGGCCGCGCGTTCGCGAGGTCGCCGAGCGGTCTCGCGCGCTCGGCGCCGCGCCCGACCTCGTCTGTCTGGTCGTGCTGTCGCTGCGCCTCGAACCCGCGCTGGAGCGCGCGAGCTCGTTCGCGGCCGAACAGGGCGACGGCCGTCTCGCCGACAGCCTCGCGGCGCACACTCGGGAAGCCCGTGGCCGTCCTGCCGCCGGGTTCGACGCGTTCGCCGCAACGTGGGCCGAACACCTCCCGTCGCTCCGGCGCGCCGCCGCGCTCGCGGACGCCGCCGTGGACGCCGCGGGCGGAGACCGCGAGCGCCTCCTCGACCGCACGCTCGCCGTCGTCGTCGAGGGCGCCCGCGAACGCACCAGTGAGTACGCGGACGCCGTCCGCGGCCCGACGACGGCAGTGTACGCGTTCGGCGTGGTGTTACCCCTCGCGCTCGTCGGCGTCGCGCCCGCCGCCGCGAGCGCGGGCGTCCCGCTGACCGTCGGCGCGTTCGCGCTCGGGTACGGCGTCGTCCTCCCGCTGGCCGTCCTCGCGGCGGCGTGCTGGGTGCTCGCGCGCCGCCCCGTCGCGTTTCCGCCGGCGCCGATTCCCGACGGGCACCCAGAACTCGCGGGCCGCCGCGTCAAGACCGCAGCAGCCGCGGGCCTCGGAATCGCCGCGGCCGTCGCCGCGTCGTGGTTCCTCCCAGCGTGGGCGCTCCCGGTGCTCGCCGTCGGCCTCCCGGTCGGTGGCGCACTCGCACAGTGGTTCCGGCCGGCCTGCGAGGTGCGCGAGGACGCTCGCTCCCTCGAAGCCGGTCTCGCGGACGCGCTCTCCGTGCTCGGCCACCGACTCCGGCAGGGGCAGGCCGTCGAAGCCGCCGTGACGGACGCGGGTGACACGCTCGACGGCGCGACCGGCGACGCGTTCGCCGACGCCGCGCGCCGAATGGGCCGCCTCCGAATCGGCGTCGAGGAGGCGTTCCTCGGCGACCACGGCCCGCTGGCTCGCGTCCCCAGCGAGCGCGCGAGGGCAGCCGTCGCGCTCGCCGTCCACGCCGCCGACGCCGGCCCGGAGGGCGGGCGCGTGCTCGTAGACGTCGCCGGACTGTTCGACGACCTCGCCGCCCTCGACCGGGACGTGCGCCGCGAGTTCGCCGACACGACGCGCACGCTCCGGCACACAGCGCTCGTGTACGCGCCGCTCGTCGCCGGCGTGACGGTCGCGCTCTCGGGACGCGTCGGCGGATTGGACGGCGCGACGGCGCTCGACCCGGGCGCGCTGGCCGTCGCCGTCGGCGGCTACGTCCTCTGGCTCGCGGTGCTTCTGCCCGCGCTCGCGGTCGGCCTCGAACGCGGCCTCGACCGCGCGCTCGTCGGCTACCACGCTGGCGTCGCGCTCGCCGCCGCGAGCGTCGTCTACCCCCTGACCGCGGTGCTCGCCGGGCGCGTCCTCTAA
- a CDS encoding aldo/keto reductase yields MATADATFRYKERFGEGKARTYFRRVGDRAVSSVGLGTYLGDPTDAVDDAYYETVRAAVESGCNVVDTAVNYRHQRSERVVGRALEDADVDRESVFLSTKGGFVAFEEDRPENPGQYVQREYVDAGLVDADDLAHGSHSIAPGFVDAQLDWSLANLGVDTIDLYYVHNPETQLDVRSAEAVYDQLEATFERLEERVAAGDIRHYGVATWDAFRVPRDHDHFLDLSELISRARSAAKAVGNTATHLRAIQLPFNVYMADAFTVDSQEGPEGAQSVLWYAHEAGLNVFTSASLAQGEVLDGVPEDVDEKLAGDTPAQRGLNFARSAPGVTCSLAGTTSPEHVRENVAAGDHEPLGADAFDAVFE; encoded by the coding sequence ATGGCCACCGCAGACGCGACGTTCCGGTACAAGGAGCGGTTCGGCGAGGGGAAGGCGCGCACGTACTTCCGGCGCGTGGGCGACCGCGCCGTCTCCAGCGTCGGCCTCGGGACGTACCTCGGCGACCCGACCGACGCCGTGGACGACGCGTACTACGAGACCGTCCGGGCGGCCGTCGAGTCCGGCTGTAACGTCGTCGATACGGCCGTGAACTACCGCCACCAGCGCAGCGAGCGCGTCGTCGGGCGCGCGCTCGAAGACGCGGACGTGGACCGCGAGTCGGTGTTCCTCTCGACGAAAGGCGGGTTCGTCGCGTTCGAGGAGGACCGCCCCGAGAACCCCGGCCAGTACGTCCAGCGCGAGTACGTGGACGCGGGCCTCGTGGACGCCGACGACCTCGCCCACGGCAGTCACTCGATTGCGCCCGGGTTCGTGGACGCCCAACTCGACTGGTCGCTGGCGAACCTCGGCGTGGACACCATCGACCTCTACTACGTCCACAACCCCGAGACGCAACTGGACGTCCGGTCAGCGGAGGCAGTCTACGACCAACTGGAAGCGACCTTCGAGCGACTGGAGGAGCGCGTCGCCGCGGGCGACATCCGGCACTACGGCGTGGCGACGTGGGACGCGTTCCGCGTGCCCCGCGACCACGACCACTTCCTGGACCTGAGCGAACTCATCTCGCGGGCGCGCTCCGCGGCGAAGGCCGTCGGCAACACGGCCACCCACCTGCGCGCGATTCAACTGCCGTTCAACGTCTACATGGCCGACGCGTTCACCGTCGACTCGCAGGAGGGCCCCGAGGGCGCCCAGAGCGTGCTGTGGTACGCCCACGAGGCCGGCCTGAACGTCTTCACGTCGGCGAGTCTCGCGCAGGGCGAGGTCTTGGACGGCGTGCCCGAGGACGTCGACGAGAAACTCGCGGGCGACACGCCCGCCCAGCGCGGCCTGAACTTCGCGCGGAGCGCGCCCGGCGTCACCTGCTCGCTCGCCGGCACCACCAGCCCCGAGCACGTCCGCGAGAACGTCGCCGCGGGCGACCACGAACCGCTCGGCGCGGACGCCTTCGACGCCGTCTTCGAGTAG
- a CDS encoding DUF7284 family protein produces the protein MSRAVSTVVDASMAVLLVSAAALALATVPGGTSQPPDPDAAARTVLASTATTTYGPGDGSVASGRVATLAAHAAVAADRGTDSGFVRGVETATEDVLAETGGRIEVLASAGGTTVRAGPRPPADASVASVSHEVGVRNTTATVTVRTWSP, from the coding sequence GTGAGCCGAGCCGTTAGCACGGTCGTCGACGCGTCGATGGCCGTGCTCCTCGTGAGCGCCGCGGCGCTCGCGCTCGCCACGGTGCCCGGCGGCACCAGCCAGCCACCGGACCCGGACGCCGCCGCGCGAACTGTGCTCGCTAGCACCGCCACCACGACCTACGGCCCCGGAGACGGCTCCGTGGCGTCGGGTCGTGTCGCCACGCTCGCCGCGCACGCCGCCGTCGCCGCCGACCGCGGCACCGATTCCGGATTCGTGCGCGGCGTCGAGACGGCGACCGAGGACGTACTCGCGGAGACCGGCGGTCGAATCGAGGTGCTCGCCTCCGCCGGCGGGACGACGGTTCGTGCCGGTCCGCGACCGCCCGCAGACGCGTCTGTCGCCTCGGTGAGCCACGAGGTCGGGGTCCGGAACACGACTGCGACGGTCACCGTCAGGACGTGGTCGCCGTGA
- a CDS encoding HVO_0758 family zinc finger protein, whose amino-acid sequence MSSVTKALRSGTVRKDTYERLVCADCDTRLATRSRTGAGWRRTCPDCGREWKQVR is encoded by the coding sequence ATGAGCTCCGTCACGAAGGCGCTCCGGTCCGGCACGGTACGGAAGGACACGTACGAACGACTCGTCTGCGCGGACTGCGACACCCGACTCGCCACCCGGAGTCGAACCGGCGCCGGGTGGCGGCGCACGTGTCCGGACTGCGGGCGCGAGTGGAAGCAGGTTCGCTGA
- a CDS encoding DUF7286 family protein, which translates to MRLADDERARVPFALAGVVLLVASASAAAVFAARDPAPDRTRADRAVERAETGSGVALAGATRNALAAAARSPVVSPGDTEYGRAIEPDRAFRDALALRVYAGFEQSLRARDATAGGVTASLSLPRVQTTADAEAAIDSVAVERVNDSVVRATVSGVRTTVRRDGRVVSRERRNVTTTVHSTALELHDRVQRFRRLLDRDALDGPGVDRRVTAYLQLVVALRGPLQYGGAPISNVLANRHVEVATNLAVLDAQRAAFGETDAEGRDAFAEALARVGFTDVLAAAKEGASRRASAVLQSADASKAPVSVGLPSVVQAGTPGGEQSVPVGVNVTADRAFVAFADGDGERTLDGTLRDAYTTTARRVTEVERVDTTTSQSGAAPADWRLADTASTSSTRVVGETNPASVSTGVSRSLAAYGRRVVVTERTTREYANGTRERTVVETRRETYRVSVALGYELTPPPRGWGDRSEAVLDRPVGSVSDAVRERIADRTTRVLVADHGGVDALARRAVTDGVPNRERVVRPAVPEPIRERAYRAVARDRDRARNVTENVSTTELAAGHSAAESLRERVFALHAAADRYPTASARAVAAAREAYLSRVTERLADRHSDGTLADVGAQLGERGVEDADGERAGTLSGDPVRAVDGAPAYLPLGEVGPDVDAAVEERYHPLAARNVNWFTIPHGDAADAVLSEAMAEPPETVRLGRAAQALAAADGTLAETGNATLRDHRDDLLAAVERGVEDAGRAYRGVLAASPVSLSPAQREAATRAAFARWESVAARARAVTNGSAARAVAVEAARTADADAVARDRLRARLRAESPDVADRGTIRVEPDLVRDTALASRQVARTVAKESLKHAGGVAAERAARRLGASNFGAVPAGLPLAPVPGFWYATFNAWSVSVEGSWARFAVRGRGGSPVGPGDGTTYVREDAPVAFDVNGDGRPDEIGRNERLSFEVSATVAVVVPAGTRGVGDVGGDRDEQSPGW; encoded by the coding sequence GTGAGACTCGCCGACGACGAGCGCGCTCGCGTTCCGTTCGCGCTCGCCGGCGTCGTCCTGCTCGTCGCGTCGGCGAGCGCGGCGGCCGTCTTCGCCGCCCGCGACCCGGCGCCCGACCGCACGCGCGCCGACCGCGCCGTCGAACGCGCCGAGACCGGTTCGGGCGTCGCGCTCGCGGGCGCGACCCGAAACGCGCTCGCGGCGGCCGCTCGGAGTCCGGTCGTTTCGCCCGGCGACACCGAGTACGGGCGGGCCATCGAACCCGACCGGGCGTTCCGTGACGCGCTCGCGCTCCGCGTGTACGCCGGTTTCGAGCAGTCGCTCCGCGCGCGAGACGCGACCGCGGGCGGTGTGACGGCGTCCCTGTCGCTTCCGCGCGTCCAGACCACCGCCGACGCCGAGGCCGCGATCGATTCGGTCGCCGTCGAGCGCGTGAACGACTCCGTCGTCCGGGCCACCGTCTCGGGCGTCCGGACGACCGTTCGGCGCGACGGGCGCGTGGTCTCCCGGGAGCGCCGGAACGTTACGACGACGGTCCACAGTACGGCCCTCGAACTCCACGACCGCGTCCAGCGGTTCCGGCGCCTGCTCGACCGGGACGCGCTCGACGGGCCGGGAGTCGACCGCCGCGTCACCGCGTACCTGCAACTGGTCGTGGCGCTCCGCGGCCCGCTCCAGTACGGCGGCGCGCCCATCTCGAACGTGCTCGCGAACCGCCACGTCGAGGTCGCCACGAACCTCGCGGTGCTCGACGCCCAGCGCGCCGCGTTCGGCGAGACGGACGCCGAAGGCCGCGACGCGTTCGCGGAGGCGCTGGCTCGCGTCGGCTTCACGGACGTTCTCGCCGCCGCGAAGGAGGGCGCGAGCCGGCGAGCGTCCGCCGTGCTCCAGTCCGCCGACGCGAGCAAAGCCCCCGTGAGCGTCGGCCTCCCGTCGGTCGTGCAGGCCGGCACCCCCGGAGGCGAGCAGTCGGTTCCGGTCGGCGTGAACGTCACCGCCGACCGCGCGTTCGTCGCGTTCGCGGACGGCGACGGCGAACGCACGCTCGACGGCACGCTCCGAGACGCGTACACAACGACCGCACGACGCGTCACCGAAGTCGAACGCGTCGACACCACCACCTCGCAGTCCGGCGCCGCGCCAGCGGACTGGCGGCTGGCGGACACGGCTTCGACGTCGTCGACGCGCGTCGTGGGCGAAACGAACCCGGCGAGCGTCTCCACGGGCGTCTCGCGCTCGCTCGCCGCGTACGGCCGCCGCGTCGTCGTCACGGAGCGCACGACCCGCGAGTACGCCAACGGCACCCGCGAGCGAACCGTCGTGGAGACGCGCCGCGAGACGTACCGCGTCTCGGTCGCGCTCGGCTACGAACTGACGCCGCCGCCCCGCGGGTGGGGCGACCGCTCTGAGGCGGTTCTCGACCGCCCTGTCGGGTCGGTGAGCGACGCCGTCCGCGAACGAATCGCCGACCGCACGACCCGCGTGCTCGTCGCCGACCACGGTGGCGTGGACGCGCTCGCCCGCCGAGCCGTCACCGACGGCGTCCCGAACCGCGAGCGCGTCGTGCGTCCCGCGGTTCCCGAACCGATTCGAGAGCGCGCTTATCGCGCCGTGGCCCGCGACCGTGACCGCGCGCGGAACGTCACCGAGAACGTCTCCACGACCGAATTGGCCGCGGGTCACTCGGCCGCCGAGTCGCTCCGGGAGCGCGTGTTCGCGCTCCACGCCGCCGCCGACCGCTATCCGACCGCGTCGGCGCGCGCCGTGGCGGCGGCCCGCGAAGCGTACCTCTCCCGGGTCACCGAACGCCTCGCCGACCGGCACTCGGACGGTACGCTCGCGGACGTCGGCGCGCAGTTAGGCGAGCGCGGCGTCGAGGACGCCGACGGCGAGCGCGCTGGCACTCTGTCCGGCGACCCGGTCAGAGCCGTGGACGGCGCGCCGGCGTACCTCCCGCTCGGCGAGGTCGGCCCCGACGTGGACGCCGCAGTCGAGGAGCGCTACCACCCGCTCGCCGCGCGCAACGTCAACTGGTTCACTATCCCGCACGGCGACGCCGCCGACGCCGTGCTCTCGGAGGCGATGGCCGAACCACCCGAGACGGTGCGGCTCGGTCGGGCGGCGCAGGCGCTCGCGGCCGCGGACGGAACGCTCGCCGAGACGGGGAACGCGACGCTCCGCGACCACCGCGACGACCTGCTCGCCGCCGTCGAGCGCGGCGTCGAGGACGCCGGGCGCGCGTACCGCGGCGTGCTCGCGGCGTCGCCCGTCTCGCTCTCGCCGGCCCAACGCGAGGCGGCGACGCGAGCGGCGTTCGCGCGCTGGGAGTCGGTCGCGGCGCGAGCGCGCGCCGTCACGAACGGCTCCGCGGCCCGCGCCGTCGCCGTCGAGGCCGCCCGAACCGCCGACGCCGACGCGGTCGCTCGGGACCGACTTCGGGCGCGCCTGCGAGCCGAGTCGCCGGACGTCGCCGACCGGGGGACGATTCGGGTGGAACCGGACCTCGTCCGGGACACCGCCTTGGCGTCCCGGCAGGTCGCGAGAACGGTCGCGAAGGAGTCCCTGAAACACGCCGGCGGCGTCGCCGCCGAACGCGCCGCCCGCCGACTCGGCGCGTCGAACTTCGGCGCCGTCCCCGCCGGCCTGCCGCTCGCACCCGTGCCGGGGTTCTGGTACGCGACGTTCAACGCTTGGTCGGTGTCAGTCGAGGGGTCGTGGGCGCGCTTCGCGGTGCGGGGCCGCGGCGGGTCGCCCGTCGGCCCTGGGGACGGGACGACGTACGTCCGCGAGGACGCGCCCGTCGCGTTCGACGTGAACGGCGACGGGCGGCCCGACGAAATCGGGCGGAACGAACGCCTCTCCTTCGAGGTGTCGGCGACCGTCGCGGTGGTCGTGCCGGCGGGGACGCGGGGCGTCGGCGACGTGGGCGGCGACCGCGACGAGCAGTCGCCCGGGTGGTAA
- a CDS encoding SDR family oxidoreductase — MRVAVLGCGYVGLELGRQLVNAGHDPVGVRRSDEGLEAIRDAGFDAVRADVTDADSLASVPDADAVVFIASSGGRDAEAAREVYVDGLRTAVEHFGARNDAPEKFVYTSSTGVYGDHGGDWVDEATPLDPTTEKTEVLVEAERVCREEAPEFGMDPTVVRFAGLYGPERYRLTRYVDGPVTEGYLNMIHRDDAAGAVRFALDGAGADADGTDAEVLLAVDDEPVSKWAFADWLADECGVERPEKQTVADRIEAGDLSTPAERRLKTSKRCSNARLRELGYEFAYPTFREGYREAVEAFRRGEYK, encoded by the coding sequence ATGCGGGTCGCCGTCCTCGGCTGTGGGTACGTCGGCCTCGAACTCGGCCGCCAGTTAGTCAACGCGGGCCACGACCCGGTGGGTGTCCGGCGCTCCGACGAGGGCCTCGAAGCGATTCGCGATGCAGGGTTCGACGCGGTTCGGGCGGACGTGACCGACGCGGACTCGCTCGCGAGCGTGCCGGACGCGGACGCCGTGGTGTTCATCGCGTCCTCGGGCGGGCGGGACGCGGAGGCGGCCCGCGAAGTGTACGTCGACGGCCTCCGGACGGCAGTCGAACACTTCGGCGCCCGAAACGACGCACCCGAGAAATTCGTCTACACGTCGAGCACCGGCGTGTACGGCGACCACGGCGGCGACTGGGTGGACGAGGCGACGCCACTCGACCCGACCACGGAGAAGACCGAGGTACTCGTCGAGGCCGAGCGCGTCTGCCGGGAGGAAGCGCCGGAGTTCGGGATGGACCCGACCGTCGTGCGGTTCGCGGGCCTCTACGGGCCGGAGCGCTACCGGCTCACGCGCTACGTCGACGGCCCCGTCACGGAGGGCTACCTGAACATGATTCACCGCGACGACGCGGCCGGCGCCGTGCGGTTCGCGCTCGACGGCGCGGGTGCAGACGCGGACGGGACGGACGCCGAGGTGTTGCTGGCGGTGGACGACGAACCGGTCTCGAAGTGGGCGTTCGCGGACTGGCTCGCCGACGAGTGCGGCGTCGAGCGCCCCGAGAAACAGACGGTCGCGGACCGCATCGAGGCGGGCGACCTGTCGACGCCCGCCGAGCGCCGCCTGAAGACGAGCAAGCGCTGCTCGAACGCTCGCCTGCGAGAACTCGGCTACGAGTTCGCGTACCCGACGTTCCGCGAGGGGTACCGGGAGGCCGTCGAGGCGTTCCGTCGCGGGGAGTACAAGTGA
- a CDS encoding DUF5791 family protein has translation MLAEAIEDPSATSADEVLAEYEAAMADVVSDVGVETAAERSGVDEAKLAALVDGDAPAFTVEEAAAVFALSDDWPDAEGIVLEARDNLMLQMSSAVMDVDALASGLDGGLDPKEIQQKIEGRQPMTLAEYARIYHHVASENPY, from the coding sequence GTGCTAGCCGAAGCAATCGAGGACCCGTCGGCCACGTCGGCCGACGAGGTGCTCGCGGAGTACGAGGCCGCGATGGCGGACGTAGTGAGCGACGTGGGCGTCGAGACGGCCGCCGAGCGATCGGGCGTCGACGAGGCGAAACTGGCGGCGCTGGTCGACGGCGACGCGCCCGCGTTCACCGTCGAGGAGGCGGCGGCGGTGTTCGCGCTGAGCGACGACTGGCCGGACGCCGAGGGCATCGTCCTCGAGGCCCGGGACAACCTGATGCTCCAGATGAGTTCCGCCGTGATGGACGTCGACGCGCTCGCGTCGGGACTGGACGGCGGCCTCGACCCGAAGGAGATACAGCAGAAGATAGAGGGGCGTCAGCCGATGACGCTCGCGGAGTACGCGCGCATCTACCACCACGTCGCGAGCGAGAACCCGTACTGA
- a CDS encoding DUF7283 family protein, translating to MFDAPADVPPLLVALSLASAALLGVSVAASPTPAPSAGALADTVDAVAAADEPATETHEIRADAVRISRNRIAVRGDGGTAHATLAYGPVVPVREDTALARVLRGEPPSAVFGNRLAFANAAVAASARDPVWRTGADRLTVRRVTWGGVDVTLVGA from the coding sequence ATGTTCGACGCGCCAGCCGACGTCCCGCCGCTGTTGGTCGCACTCTCACTCGCGAGCGCCGCGCTACTCGGCGTCTCGGTCGCCGCGAGCCCGACGCCAGCCCCGTCCGCTGGCGCGCTCGCCGACACCGTGGACGCGGTCGCCGCCGCCGACGAACCCGCCACCGAAACTCACGAGATTCGGGCCGACGCCGTCCGAATCTCCCGAAACCGAATCGCCGTTCGGGGCGACGGCGGCACCGCGCACGCGACGCTCGCCTACGGGCCGGTCGTTCCGGTTCGCGAGGACACCGCCCTCGCTCGCGTGCTCCGTGGCGAACCGCCCTCGGCGGTGTTCGGGAACCGGCTCGCGTTCGCGAACGCCGCCGTCGCGGCCTCGGCCCGCGACCCGGTGTGGCGCACCGGCGCCGACCGACTGACCGTCCGCCGCGTCACGTGGGGAGGTGTCGATGTCACGCTCGTCGGCGCGTAG
- a CDS encoding DUF7311 family protein has translation MTVRVVLAVLAALALVAAAQPAVDHARDTQQSAEIRASADRVADAVTDFHRRSDPGDSLATAPRTTLDLDLPTGAELRVRDDPARLVVVHGGTEHRRLLPVPVAVCGDRRTLRGPTTLAYVEASDGPVVVATRGFIGGEATTAAHACVL, from the coding sequence GTGACTGTCCGTGTCGTCCTCGCGGTGCTGGCTGCGCTCGCACTCGTCGCGGCCGCACAGCCCGCAGTCGACCACGCGCGAGACACCCAGCAATCGGCGGAGATTCGCGCGAGCGCCGACCGCGTCGCGGACGCCGTGACCGACTTCCACCGGCGGAGCGACCCCGGCGACTCGCTCGCGACGGCGCCGCGGACGACACTCGACCTCGACCTGCCGACAGGTGCCGAACTCCGGGTTCGCGACGACCCGGCGCGACTCGTCGTCGTCCACGGTGGCACCGAACACCGCCGACTGCTCCCGGTTCCGGTCGCGGTCTGTGGCGACCGCCGGACGCTCCGGGGCCCCACGACGCTCGCGTACGTCGAGGCGAGCGACGGCCCGGTGGTCGTCGCGACGCGAGGGTTTATCGGCGGGGAGGCGACCACCGCGGCCCATGCGTGCGTTCTTTGA
- a CDS encoding DUF7285 family protein yields MSRSSARRAQVEPVPALAAVLAVCLALGAYASARGTALPGIGHGAPTDAVLADASDAVTEPGSAVASPADLTTEGVAPEGFRVAVTLTAGDREWTAGPEPPDSAASESGRVPVRVAPGRVRPGHLTVAVWQ; encoded by the coding sequence ATGTCACGCTCGTCGGCGCGTAGAGCGCAAGTCGAGCCGGTGCCCGCGCTCGCCGCGGTGCTCGCCGTCTGTCTTGCGCTCGGCGCGTACGCCTCGGCTCGCGGCACCGCGCTCCCCGGCATCGGACACGGCGCGCCGACCGACGCCGTGCTCGCGGACGCGTCGGACGCCGTCACCGAGCCGGGTTCGGCAGTCGCCTCGCCCGCCGACCTGACCACCGAGGGCGTCGCGCCCGAGGGCTTCCGGGTCGCCGTCACGCTGACCGCCGGCGACCGCGAGTGGACGGCCGGACCGGAGCCGCCGGACAGCGCGGCGAGCGAGAGCGGGCGAGTGCCGGTTCGCGTCGCGCCGGGGCGCGTGCGTCCGGGCCACCTCACCGTGGCGGTGTGGCAGTGA
- a CDS encoding type II/IV secretion system ATPase subunit has product MRAFFDRFRSDDAACECDASHENGTLCVDASDCPGAGALGDESACRVTVAAAARRFEPERVVVDAAGFERAYGERAAALFTAAGRFAARVEDRDERLAARARSDPLAAAAEATGRAGPVADVAAETGFGAVAATFSDYDALRPHLGPSLADARIEPTPPPAGRLRDARILSTGAEVREYDVPDGLPVYHVVPPEYELDSADWGLLADARRRLADGSIPDGEDAPGRAVRAVADEHREPLADALHKHTRGFGVLEDVFADPRVSDAFASAPVTDGPLRVTVDGEAARTNVRFTDEGADRLASRLRAESGRPFSRANPTLDTTVDGLGETGRVRVAGVTEPVSDGTGFAFRAHDADPFALADLVANGTLAPHLAGFLATAVERGAAILFAGARGAGKTTLLGASLWALSPATRLVTIEDTPELPTRALRGDDRDVQALYASADGAGADVSMADALRTALRLGDGAVAVGEVRGEEATVLYEAMRVGASDATVLGTIHGEGAAGVRERVVSDLGVAPSSFAATDLVVTLAETERGRRVTRVEEVFDGDDALLYEDEGAGPEPTGRIARGNSRVVADLTAPGETYADVREDVTARAEAFAGR; this is encoded by the coding sequence ATGCGTGCGTTCTTTGACCGTTTCCGGTCCGACGACGCGGCCTGCGAGTGCGACGCGAGCCACGAGAACGGGACGCTGTGCGTGGACGCGAGTGACTGCCCTGGCGCCGGCGCGCTCGGCGACGAGTCGGCGTGTCGCGTCACCGTGGCGGCCGCCGCGAGACGCTTCGAACCCGAGCGCGTCGTCGTCGACGCCGCGGGGTTCGAGCGCGCGTACGGCGAGCGCGCCGCCGCGCTGTTCACCGCCGCCGGCCGGTTCGCCGCGCGCGTCGAGGACCGCGACGAGCGCCTCGCGGCCCGCGCGCGCTCCGACCCGCTCGCGGCCGCCGCCGAAGCCACCGGGCGCGCCGGACCGGTCGCAGACGTCGCCGCGGAGACCGGGTTCGGCGCCGTCGCCGCGACGTTCTCCGACTACGATGCGCTCCGCCCGCACCTCGGCCCGTCGCTCGCCGACGCGCGAATCGAACCGACGCCGCCGCCCGCGGGCCGCCTCCGCGACGCGCGAATCCTCTCGACGGGCGCCGAGGTCCGCGAGTACGACGTGCCCGACGGACTGCCGGTCTACCACGTCGTGCCGCCGGAGTACGAACTTGACTCGGCAGACTGGGGACTACTCGCGGACGCTCGTCGCAGACTCGCGGACGGGTCGATTCCAGACGGCGAGGACGCGCCCGGTCGCGCGGTGCGCGCCGTCGCGGACGAACACCGTGAACCGCTTGCCGACGCCCTGCACAAGCACACGCGGGGGTTCGGCGTCCTTGAAGACGTGTTCGCCGATCCTCGCGTGAGCGACGCGTTCGCGAGCGCGCCGGTCACCGACGGCCCGCTCCGCGTCACCGTCGACGGCGAGGCGGCGCGCACGAACGTCCGGTTCACCGACGAGGGCGCTGACCGACTCGCCTCCCGACTGCGGGCCGAGAGCGGGCGCCCGTTCTCCCGCGCGAACCCGACGCTCGACACCACCGTCGACGGCCTCGGGGAGACGGGGCGCGTCCGGGTCGCGGGCGTCACCGAACCCGTCAGCGACGGCACGGGGTTCGCGTTCCGCGCGCACGACGCCGACCCGTTCGCGCTCGCGGACCTCGTGGCGAACGGCACGCTCGCGCCGCACCTCGCGGGCTTCCTCGCGACCGCCGTCGAGCGCGGCGCCGCCATCCTGTTCGCGGGCGCTCGGGGCGCCGGGAAGACGACTCTGCTCGGCGCGTCGCTGTGGGCGCTCTCGCCGGCGACCCGCTTGGTCACCATCGAGGACACGCCCGAACTTCCGACGCGCGCGCTCCGGGGCGACGACCGCGACGTGCAGGCGCTGTACGCGAGCGCGGACGGCGCCGGCGCGGACGTGTCGATGGCGGACGCGCTCCGCACCGCGCTCCGACTCGGCGACGGCGCGGTGGCGGTCGGCGAGGTCCGGGGCGAGGAGGCGACCGTGCTCTACGAGGCGATGCGCGTCGGCGCGAGCGACGCCACCGTCCTCGGCACGATTCACGGCGAGGGCGCGGCGGGCGTCCGCGAGCGCGTCGTCTCCGACCTCGGCGTCGCCCCGTCGTCGTTCGCGGCGACCGACCTCGTGGTGACGCTCGCCGAGACCGAACGCGGGCGCCGCGTCACGCGCGTCGAGGAAGTCTTCGACGGCGACGACGCGCTCCTCTACGAGGACGAGGGCGCGGGCCCGGAGCCGACCGGCCGAATCGCTCGCGGGAACAGCCGCGTCGTCGCCGACCTCACCGCGCCCGGCGAGACGTACGCCGACGTGCGCGAGGACGTGACCGCCCGCGCCGAGGCGTTTGCCGGCCGATGA